From a region of the Sporosarcina ureilytica genome:
- a CDS encoding GNAT family N-acetyltransferase has protein sequence MTKNLTIRKLETIEDIRLIQSMEEEVWGSPAIPIHQTYTASKNGGLVLGAFINDEIIGFSYSFPGFADGKTYLCSHMLGIHPNYQVKGIGKLLKDEQRKLAKEMGYDLITWTFDPLESRNAYLNLQKLSGISQTYLENWYGEMTDGLNKGLPSDRLKVEWWISSERVQENWIPDNIAYARPVTIGQSAQGNPVIEGNLEEIHAEGNGIEIPVPAHIQSIKTNEPELALDWRLKIRAAFQTLFSAGYAVVGLKKSDDGVHYYQFVKRNTIPLTINYIG, from the coding sequence ATGACGAAGAATTTAACGATACGCAAATTAGAAACGATTGAAGATATCCGACTTATCCAATCCATGGAGGAGGAGGTTTGGGGATCGCCCGCAATCCCAATCCATCAAACGTATACAGCTTCGAAAAATGGCGGGTTAGTGTTAGGGGCCTTTATCAATGATGAAATTATTGGGTTTTCCTATAGCTTCCCAGGGTTTGCCGATGGAAAGACTTATTTATGTTCGCATATGCTGGGCATTCACCCAAATTATCAAGTAAAGGGAATTGGTAAGCTGCTGAAGGATGAACAACGTAAACTTGCAAAAGAAATGGGATATGACCTGATTACGTGGACATTCGATCCATTGGAAAGTCGTAATGCTTATTTAAATTTGCAAAAACTATCTGGCATTAGTCAAACCTATCTGGAAAATTGGTATGGGGAAATGACAGATGGGCTAAACAAGGGACTGCCTTCGGATCGGCTTAAAGTCGAGTGGTGGATCTCGAGTGAACGAGTTCAGGAGAACTGGATACCCGACAATATTGCGTATGCTAGGCCAGTGACAATAGGCCAGTCAGCACAAGGAAATCCAGTGATTGAAGGTAACCTCGAGGAAATTCATGCAGAAGGCAACGGTATTGAAATTCCGGTACCGGCGCATATTCAATCAATCAAAACGAATGAGCCCGAACTAGCCCTCGATTGGCGATTGAAAATTAGAGCTGCGTTTCAAACGTTATTTAGTGCTGGCTATGCAGTCGTTGGATTGAAAAAGTCAGACGATGGCGTCCATTATTACCAATTTGTTAAAAGAAATACAATTCCACTAACTATTAACTATATAGGTTGA
- a CDS encoding helix-turn-helix domain-containing protein, translating to MYIRKKLQKRRSPFETKMYAVKQVIEFHRSKRVVAEEIGISVSLVINWVKTFEQHGEAGLQSKKSHSLSDGGGELERLRCIEKKYYQQLEKIEIPKKFQTILRENKNKNHMMP from the coding sequence ATGTATATCCGGAAAAAGTTACAGAAGCGTCGTTCCCCATTTGAAACAAAAATGTATGCAGTTAAACAAGTGATAGAATTCCACCGGAGCAAAAGAGTGGTCGCGGAAGAAATCGGCATCAGTGTAAGTTTAGTAATTAATTGGGTCAAGACTTTTGAGCAGCATGGTGAAGCTGGTCTTCAATCGAAAAAGTCACACTCGCTTTCAGATGGCGGGGGCGAATTAGAGCGCCTGCGTTGCATTGAAAAGAAATATTATCAACAACTTGAGAAGATTGAGATTCCAAAGAAGTTCCAGACCATTCTCAGGGAGAACAAAAACAAAAATCATATGATGCCATAA
- a CDS encoding SDR family NAD(P)-dependent oxidoreductase, translating into MRLNNKVAIITGAASGMGIGEAIRFAEEGAKVVIAELEGTQAIAEKIKGFGGEAIAVSVNVMKTEDIKNCVELTDEIFGPVDVLINNAGVFDQYAKSLDTAIDQWNFFLYINLTSIFEFSNAVLPGMIERGTGSIVNIASIAGLVAGKGGAAYTTSKHGVIGYTKHLTSEYARYGIKINAICPGTIETPLVKDFLSNIPKVLVPTHTFGTTEQVSVLALNLASDEAHFMSGAIVPIEDGFTVQ; encoded by the coding sequence ATGAGATTAAACAATAAAGTAGCAATCATTACAGGTGCGGCATCAGGTATGGGGATAGGGGAAGCGATTCGCTTTGCAGAGGAAGGCGCAAAAGTAGTCATCGCCGAATTAGAAGGTACGCAAGCTATTGCCGAAAAAATTAAAGGGTTTGGCGGAGAAGCGATTGCTGTATCTGTAAACGTAATGAAAACTGAAGATATTAAAAACTGCGTAGAATTAACTGATGAGATATTTGGTCCAGTTGATGTGCTAATAAATAATGCAGGTGTATTTGATCAATATGCTAAATCATTAGATACAGCAATAGACCAATGGAATTTCTTCTTATATATTAATCTAACAAGTATATTTGAATTTTCAAATGCTGTATTACCAGGCATGATTGAACGCGGCACAGGTTCAATCGTAAATATTGCTTCTATCGCAGGGCTGGTTGCAGGTAAAGGAGGCGCTGCTTATACAACTTCTAAACATGGAGTAATTGGATATACAAAGCACCTGACTTCTGAATATGCACGCTATGGCATTAAAATTAACGCAATTTGTCCTGGTACAATCGAAACGCCTCTCGTTAAAGACTTTTTATCGAATATTCCTAAAGTTTTAGTGCCAACGCATACTTTCGGGACAACAGAACAAGTATCCGTTTTGGCTTTGAATTTAGCATCAGATGAAGCACATTTTATGAGTGGGGCAATTGTACCGATTGAAGATGGCTTTACAGTTCAATAA
- a CDS encoding MurR/RpiR family transcriptional regulator has translation MKFKELIHEHYNQLSVSQKKVALYVIDHPKIVAMSSAQVVGEAIGVSETTVIRFCHSLGFSGYAQLQKAIREQLLFHESSLITYQQDKIELEQEPHFFEQVMAQDVEKITETMKQINETDYEAAIRQLSKAETIYVLGLRSSHIAANWLSYAIGLVRDDVQLIRPETEDVIQTLRQMNRHSVVIVISFHRYLKQTIQITQLAHEQGAFIIGITDSKLAPIGKTSDLLFPIYSPNKSTLDATASLFSFMNAIVAGLSVHDKDRFEERQHQYRTIASDFLFVEGAD, from the coding sequence TTGAAATTTAAAGAATTAATTCATGAACATTACAACCAACTGTCGGTTAGTCAGAAAAAAGTTGCGTTATATGTCATTGATCATCCAAAAATTGTTGCAATGTCCTCGGCCCAAGTGGTTGGGGAGGCAATTGGTGTTAGTGAAACGACGGTGATCCGCTTTTGCCATAGCTTGGGATTTTCAGGATATGCCCAATTGCAAAAGGCAATTCGAGAACAATTACTATTTCATGAAAGCAGCTTAATAACTTATCAGCAAGACAAGATTGAACTCGAACAGGAACCCCATTTTTTTGAGCAAGTGATGGCGCAAGATGTAGAAAAAATTACGGAGACGATGAAACAAATTAATGAAACTGATTATGAAGCGGCGATTCGACAACTATCCAAAGCGGAAACAATTTATGTGCTCGGCCTTCGTTCGTCGCATATCGCGGCTAATTGGCTTTCCTATGCGATTGGATTAGTCAGGGATGACGTCCAATTAATAAGACCTGAAACGGAAGATGTCATTCAAACGCTTCGTCAAATGAATCGTCATTCCGTTGTCATCGTAATTTCATTTCACCGTTATTTAAAGCAAACCATACAAATTACACAATTGGCTCATGAACAAGGGGCTTTTATTATTGGCATAACTGATTCTAAGCTGGCGCCAATCGGAAAAACTAGTGATTTGTTATTTCCAATTTATTCGCCAAATAAATCAACTTTGGATGCGACGGCTTCATTATTTTCATTTATGAATGCGATTGTTGCTGGATTGTCGGTGCATGACAAGGATCGTTTTGAAGAAAGACAGCATCAGTATCGAACGATTGCAAGTGATTTTTTATTTGTGGAGGGGGCAGATTAA
- a CDS encoding calcium/sodium antiporter: protein MAYILLILGFALLIKGADFFVDGSSNIARLLQVPPILIGLTIVAFGTSAPEATVSIIAALEGNADVAVGNVVGSNIFNITLVIGVAAFLYPLKVESETIRKEIPFTLLASVALLILMSDIALQGFNSNMITRSDGFIFLLFLSIFMYYVIEIGLKSRKNAASEPTPKNISWGKNLFITVLGLAAIIFGGDLVVNNGTEIAYSLGMSETLVGLTIIAIGTSLPELVTSISAALKKESEIALGNIVGSNIFNILFVLGASAAISPLPVNDKVFTDVVFMIVLIVVLLMFSRTNFKVGKREGLVLAAAYVIYLVYIIVRN, encoded by the coding sequence ATGGCATATATTTTATTAATTCTAGGGTTTGCATTGTTAATCAAAGGCGCTGACTTTTTTGTTGACGGTTCTTCCAATATCGCGAGACTCCTCCAAGTCCCGCCGATTTTAATTGGTTTAACAATTGTAGCTTTCGGAACGAGTGCTCCGGAAGCGACTGTCAGTATTATTGCGGCATTGGAAGGCAATGCAGATGTTGCAGTGGGAAACGTAGTGGGTAGTAATATTTTCAATATCACTCTTGTTATAGGAGTGGCAGCTTTTCTATATCCGTTGAAGGTTGAAAGTGAGACGATCAGAAAAGAAATCCCATTTACCTTACTTGCCAGTGTGGCATTGCTTATTCTTATGAGTGACATTGCATTGCAGGGATTCAATAGCAACATGATTACACGCAGTGATGGATTCATCTTCCTGTTGTTCCTTTCAATTTTTATGTATTACGTTATTGAAATCGGCCTAAAAAGTCGAAAGAATGCAGCGAGCGAACCAACACCTAAGAATATCAGTTGGGGTAAAAACCTATTCATTACCGTATTAGGTCTGGCAGCAATTATATTTGGAGGGGATTTGGTAGTCAATAATGGTACAGAAATTGCCTACTCCCTTGGCATGAGTGAAACATTGGTGGGACTCACGATCATTGCAATCGGAACGTCTCTTCCTGAGCTTGTCACGTCTATTTCAGCGGCATTGAAAAAAGAAAGTGAAATTGCGCTAGGGAATATTGTAGGGAGTAATATTTTTAACATTTTATTTGTCCTAGGCGCCTCGGCTGCAATTTCTCCATTACCAGTGAACGATAAAGTATTTACTGATGTCGTGTTTATGATTGTATTGATTGTCGTATTATTGATGTTCTCAAGGACCAACTTCAAAGTTGGAAAGCGTGAAGGATTGGTACTTGCCGCTGCTTACGTTATTTACTTAGTCTATATTATAGTACGGAATTAA
- the menC gene encoding o-succinylbenzoate synthase has translation MIIKEVTMRKMKMSLKDPFTTSFGTFQDKDFLLLEAKDELGNTGWGESVAFHSPWYSEETLETNLHMIKDFLLPLVLGKEIGHPDEVNELFSAIRRNNMAKSTIEGAIWDLYAKRNKLTLAEALGGKQEKIEVGISIGIDEDMDRLVETVRGFIEEGYKRIKVKIKPGFDVEVMRELRRNFPDVPMMADANSAYTLEDVDLLKQLDEFNLTMIEQPLASDDIIDHATLQKQLETPICLDESIHSLEDTRKAVELGSTKIINIKIGRVGGLTESKKIHDYCMEHGIPVWCGGMLESGIGRAHNVALTTLPNFILPGDTAGSSRYWEQDIISPEVIVEDGYITVPTGYGIGYEPDLEAIDQFTVETMHFKAE, from the coding sequence ATGATTATTAAAGAAGTTACAATGCGCAAAATGAAGATGTCTTTGAAAGATCCATTTACAACAAGCTTTGGTACGTTCCAGGATAAAGATTTTTTATTACTCGAAGCAAAGGATGAGCTTGGCAATACCGGGTGGGGGGAGTCGGTCGCATTTCATTCGCCGTGGTATAGCGAAGAAACGCTTGAAACAAATTTACATATGATCAAAGATTTTTTACTTCCATTAGTACTCGGGAAAGAAATCGGACATCCCGATGAAGTCAATGAGCTATTTTCTGCAATCCGTAGAAATAATATGGCGAAGTCAACGATTGAAGGGGCGATTTGGGACCTTTACGCAAAGCGAAACAAATTGACGTTAGCCGAAGCATTGGGTGGAAAACAAGAGAAAATTGAAGTAGGCATTAGTATCGGGATTGATGAAGATATGGATCGTTTAGTCGAAACGGTTCGCGGTTTTATTGAAGAAGGCTATAAACGGATCAAGGTGAAAATTAAGCCTGGCTTTGATGTTGAAGTGATGCGCGAGCTTCGAAGGAATTTCCCGGACGTTCCAATGATGGCGGACGCAAATTCAGCCTATACACTAGAAGATGTCGACCTGCTGAAGCAGCTGGATGAATTTAATTTAACAATGATTGAACAGCCGCTTGCTTCCGATGATATTATTGACCACGCGACGTTGCAAAAACAATTGGAGACACCAATCTGTTTAGATGAAAGTATTCATTCATTAGAGGATACGCGAAAAGCAGTCGAACTTGGTAGTACTAAAATCATTAATATTAAAATCGGGCGTGTCGGTGGCTTGACGGAATCGAAAAAAATTCATGATTACTGCATGGAACACGGAATTCCGGTTTGGTGTGGGGGGATGCTTGAATCGGGGATTGGACGCGCGCATAACGTAGCACTGACAACACTTCCGAATTTCATATTACCGGGTGACACAGCTGGTTCGTCGCGTTACTGGGAACAAGATATCATTTCTCCGGAAGTTATCGTAGAAGACGGCTATATCACGGTACCGACTGGATACGGCATTGGATACGAGCCAGATCTAGAAGCAATTGATCAATTTACAGTAGAGACAATGCATTTTAAAGCAGAATAA
- a CDS encoding M20 peptidase aminoacylase family protein → MEAVIKEIKPIVDEVFRHLHTHPEISWQEVETTKYIQQLLENEGFQVSTFEDSTGLVVTMGTGDACVGIRTDIDALWQEVNGVYQANHSCGHDAHMSMVIGALLVLKKLGIPKTGRVKAIFQPAEEKGTGALAFVDKGIVDDVDFLYGVHLRPIQEIGHGYSAPAILHGSAKMLAGSIIGTDTHGARPHLGQNAIEVMAQLVQAIQSIHVDPMVPHSAKMTMFKAGGESANIIPGNAVFSLDIRAQTNQVMDKLMSQVDKAISSVANLCDVKITYEISAEIAAAEVDETAVEIMSQAITDTVGEQFLVPPIVTPGGEDFHFYTLKRPTVKATMLGLGCDLSPGLHHPKMTFNHESIHTGIEILARTVSQTFEQLEE, encoded by the coding sequence ATGGAAGCAGTAATTAAGGAGATAAAGCCGATTGTGGATGAAGTATTTCGCCATTTGCATACGCATCCAGAAATTAGTTGGCAAGAGGTAGAGACGACTAAATACATACAACAATTACTAGAAAATGAAGGGTTTCAAGTGTCAACATTTGAAGATTCAACTGGGCTCGTTGTGACGATGGGAACGGGTGATGCTTGCGTCGGGATACGTACAGATATTGATGCGTTGTGGCAAGAAGTGAATGGCGTTTATCAAGCGAATCATTCATGTGGACACGATGCGCATATGTCCATGGTCATTGGGGCGTTACTCGTTTTGAAGAAGCTTGGCATTCCTAAAACGGGACGTGTAAAAGCTATTTTTCAACCAGCTGAGGAAAAAGGAACGGGCGCATTGGCATTCGTGGATAAGGGAATTGTTGATGATGTTGATTTCTTGTATGGTGTACATCTTCGCCCGATTCAAGAAATCGGTCATGGGTACTCAGCACCTGCGATTTTACACGGTTCTGCAAAGATGCTAGCGGGTTCAATCATTGGAACAGATACACATGGCGCGCGGCCGCATCTTGGACAGAATGCGATAGAAGTCATGGCCCAACTCGTCCAAGCCATTCAATCGATCCATGTCGATCCGATGGTACCGCACTCTGCAAAAATGACTATGTTCAAAGCGGGTGGGGAGTCTGCGAATATTATTCCTGGAAATGCCGTTTTCAGTTTAGATATTCGAGCCCAAACAAATCAGGTCATGGATAAATTAATGAGCCAAGTGGACAAAGCCATTTCGTCCGTTGCAAATTTATGCGATGTCAAAATAACCTATGAAATAAGTGCTGAAATTGCGGCTGCTGAAGTGGATGAAACTGCTGTCGAAATCATGTCGCAAGCCATAACAGACACGGTGGGCGAACAATTTTTAGTCCCGCCAATCGTTACACCCGGCGGAGAGGATTTTCATTTTTACACATTGAAAAGACCAACTGTTAAGGCAACAATGCTCGGCTTAGGTTGTGATTTATCTCCGGGACTTCATCATCCGAAAATGACATTCAATCACGAAAGTATACACACTGGAATCGAAATACTCGCTCGAACAGTCAGCCAGACATTTGAACAATTAGAGGAGTGA
- a CDS encoding IS3 family transposase, with product MKRTYYKSKRTYGCRHIAGELKEGRHIINHKRVSNLMHLI from the coding sequence ATAAAACGAACGTATTATAAGAGTAAAAGAACTTATGGATGTAGACATATTGCAGGAGAACTTAAAGAAGGACGACATATTATCAACCATAAGCGCGTGTCCAACCTAATGCATTTAATTTAA
- a CDS encoding LysR family transcriptional regulator translates to MDLIKLEYFYTTAKFENMSLAAKELLISQPALSKAIKNLEAELEMDLFFRNGRRITLNENGKFLFKRAEHIFSAIRDLERGLDEIRGNENGKLSIVTTLPYIFTKIIDLFFNEYPHVKYQQVSLSKENLKQFIENGKYDLCITTKKIEHPNIEWLPLFEEEIFLSVPESYKEEKKGTIRLKELDNLPLVGLTNQYSFRQMIDQYCKSIGYSPDYQIEVEEATMVMQLVKNGRGAAFTPETAVLPSANKIKHLKIIDGKFTRTIGLLRHRYSYPTKISKAFVKHCHRYFQDFKKEI, encoded by the coding sequence ATGGACTTAATTAAATTAGAATATTTTTATACCACAGCAAAATTTGAGAATATGTCATTGGCCGCTAAAGAACTTTTAATCTCACAACCAGCATTAAGCAAGGCGATTAAAAATTTAGAGGCAGAACTAGAAATGGATCTGTTTTTCCGAAATGGCAGGCGCATTACATTAAATGAAAATGGCAAGTTTTTGTTTAAACGTGCAGAGCATATATTTTCAGCAATACGTGATTTAGAGCGTGGATTAGATGAAATAAGGGGAAATGAAAATGGAAAACTATCAATCGTTACGACGCTTCCATATATATTTACAAAAATTATAGATTTATTTTTTAATGAATACCCACATGTGAAATATCAACAAGTTTCGCTATCAAAAGAAAACTTAAAACAATTTATTGAAAATGGAAAATATGATTTATGTATTACCACGAAGAAAATAGAACATCCGAATATTGAATGGTTGCCATTATTTGAAGAAGAAATTTTTTTAAGCGTTCCCGAATCGTACAAAGAAGAAAAAAAAGGTACAATTCGCTTAAAGGAATTAGATAACCTACCACTTGTTGGTTTAACAAATCAATACAGCTTTCGACAAATGATAGATCAATATTGTAAATCAATAGGATATTCACCTGATTACCAAATAGAAGTAGAGGAAGCAACAATGGTTATGCAACTTGTCAAAAATGGACGTGGAGCGGCATTCACACCTGAAACAGCTGTTCTTCCCTCTGCAAATAAAATAAAGCACTTAAAAATTATTGACGGAAAGTTTACCCGAACGATTGGTTTATTACGCCATCGGTATTCATACCCAACAAAAATCTCAAAGGCTTTTGTAAAACATTGTCATCGCTATTTTCAAGATTTTAAGAAGGAAATTTAA